In Brevibacterium zhoupengii, the following are encoded in one genomic region:
- a CDS encoding FAD/NAD(P)-binding protein, which produces MMRNPSTPDVDIAVLGSGASGTHGLLRTISELRDRRSSFDDPIRITVIDRDEQFHSGIPYGHRSGRSSLLISALESFLPDRERSDFIDWLEARRPDMLDWAKDGRTPDSPLATLMDRDWILRHEDAVRAGEWDDLYLPRRLYGQYLSELVERTFEEARGHVEVDFVHADVNEVTSEASGGVHLRERDSDGGIRFELHAHSLLLAVGSPPVRNLAVSAAKHPSTDDLLDMGLVADIHAPEIEHVIERIRGRLEALPVEKRTILLIGGNADALEFLLASHRLRQETGARLFILSSRGRPHYWHHDRPGERASTPILDRLFATAEAGTPLRARDLHEAVRAELSAAMTQKNVNSTIAALIAAVGSSLRYMDDFELYSMATDHGVAISDLLRRAGGDSLDFLTAGINDGSITCIPGRFREAQVREDMLFAVVDQLPGAAPDPGGDADHGYAVIVNGTGFERVTDTRSPLLRQMLGSGTVRASASRTGLSLDAKFQAAPGVFVLGPLIAGHHHGKAAYWHIESVARIIQLAGPVADSLVTETLVKRSMSAYLPAS; this is translated from the coding sequence ATGATGAGAAACCCTTCAACACCTGACGTGGACATCGCTGTCCTCGGCTCCGGCGCCTCGGGAACACATGGGCTGCTGCGCACCATCTCTGAGCTGCGCGACCGGAGGTCATCCTTCGATGACCCAATCCGCATCACAGTGATCGATCGCGATGAGCAGTTTCATTCTGGAATTCCCTATGGTCACCGATCCGGTCGCTCTTCGCTGCTGATCTCGGCGCTGGAGAGTTTCCTGCCCGATCGTGAGCGCAGCGATTTCATCGACTGGTTGGAGGCCAGACGGCCGGACATGCTCGACTGGGCGAAAGACGGTCGCACCCCCGATTCGCCTCTGGCCACGCTGATGGATCGGGACTGGATCCTCCGCCATGAAGATGCCGTGCGTGCCGGAGAGTGGGACGACCTCTATCTTCCGCGCAGGCTCTACGGCCAGTATCTGTCGGAACTCGTCGAACGCACCTTCGAGGAAGCCCGCGGCCATGTCGAGGTCGACTTCGTCCACGCCGATGTCAATGAGGTGACCAGCGAGGCCAGCGGCGGGGTCCATCTGCGCGAACGCGACAGCGACGGTGGGATTCGATTCGAGCTCCACGCACATTCCTTGCTGCTGGCCGTCGGCTCTCCCCCGGTGCGCAATCTCGCCGTCTCCGCGGCAAAGCACCCGAGCACCGACGATCTTCTCGATATGGGGCTGGTCGCCGATATCCACGCTCCTGAGATCGAGCACGTGATCGAGCGGATCAGAGGTCGGCTTGAGGCGCTGCCGGTGGAGAAACGGACAATTCTGCTCATCGGCGGCAATGCCGATGCCCTCGAGTTCCTGCTCGCCTCACACAGGCTCAGGCAGGAAACCGGCGCTCGGCTCTTCATCCTGTCTTCGCGGGGTCGGCCTCATTACTGGCACCATGATCGGCCGGGTGAGCGGGCTTCAACCCCGATCCTCGACCGCCTGTTCGCGACCGCCGAGGCGGGAACCCCGCTGCGTGCCCGCGATCTGCATGAGGCCGTCCGTGCAGAACTCAGCGCCGCGATGACCCAGAAGAACGTCAACTCGACGATCGCTGCCCTCATCGCTGCAGTCGGCTCATCCCTGCGGTATATGGACGATTTCGAGCTCTACTCCATGGCCACCGACCATGGAGTCGCCATCTCCGATCTGCTGCGCCGAGCCGGCGGCGATTCCCTCGATTTCCTCACCGCGGGCATCAATGACGGATCCATCACCTGCATCCCCGGTCGCTTTCGCGAAGCGCAAGTGCGCGAGGACATGCTGTTCGCGGTTGTGGATCAGCTCCCAGGAGCGGCACCCGACCCGGGCGGCGATGCGGACCATGGCTACGCTGTGATCGTCAATGGAACCGGCTTCGAACGGGTGACGGACACCCGTTCCCCTCTCCTGCGGCAGATGCTCGGATCGGGAACCGTCCGCGCCTCAGCATCGAGGACGGGGCTTTCCCTCGACGCGAAGTTCCAGGCCGCACCGGGCGTCTTCGTCCTCGGACCGCTGATCGCCGGGCACCATCACGGGAAGGCGGCCTACTGGCATATCGAGAGCGTCGCCAGGATCATCCAGCTCGCGGGTCCGGTGGCCGACAGCCTCGTCACCGAAACCCTCGTCAAACGCTCGATGAGTGCATACCTGCCCGCATCCTGA
- a CDS encoding LuxR C-terminal-related transcriptional regulator — MIDQAAKKLTAAELQAKFNLDEDAAQIIHAASGGWESFAGVAVSAVQTTGRSLDELLGSAGLADFVVSQTDDFSLPLSTADQHALEVLSLLDGFDEGVARIAFEVSAERWTDPAWADVPTVLLRLQLSGAVTAGPEESHWSVPLLIAAWARKSLIEEGLEGVTAAVEMSLAEAFTTQLELASSPDSLLVDNALVLARRVRAWELLDRIFLACGYSLFYRYHRSSVAAFAQLPAPALRTVPELREVTTVATMVQEALLDAVPPTGVPPSLLVREQVARLTAPGALRRDLGAEDNPVGQLAERVLLGEAGAPSRFHAVMSEMARLGAAGAHHAAAEAGAGWVASGVARRPSRIVRLHAAIHSVLACEPGRALALLRSIEDEVKEDSVVGDFLSPAVTAWTALASYLAGDHERADTEIVEFARLDIPPFVQEQTFRPAALIVEAYRSIDKLDLSAAEETVRRMRDYAEMGDLWFHVPIIERTLSQLAASSRSTLLRSEESIDVHAHGVCATGGAAEMLMASRIGMLISLGQLHRAEMLLEKLSGISGVSQVLFARSELVAGRNEASVRIAEAQYYENHVDTRDRAELTGIKAAALLRLGDLEAARLAFVELLELSVLVGTVLPIVRLPMAERQELMRMSAEEPIWQKLTELLVPLAHSPSRRSTGSDAHAVGLDKLASLGEAVVGLVDFPMLGRREMSLLEKLDQGASVAEIARDLLLVQGTVKNNLSSLYRKLGVSGREAAVTRARVLGYLGSVGA, encoded by the coding sequence ATGATCGACCAGGCTGCGAAGAAGCTCACTGCTGCTGAGCTGCAGGCAAAATTCAATCTCGATGAAGACGCGGCGCAGATCATCCACGCCGCCAGCGGTGGTTGGGAGTCCTTCGCCGGTGTAGCGGTGTCGGCGGTCCAGACCACCGGACGGAGTCTGGACGAACTGCTGGGCTCGGCCGGGCTCGCGGACTTCGTCGTCTCGCAGACGGACGATTTCTCGCTCCCGCTGTCCACAGCCGATCAGCACGCGCTTGAGGTACTCTCGCTCCTCGACGGCTTCGACGAAGGAGTCGCTCGGATCGCGTTCGAAGTCTCGGCCGAGCGTTGGACTGACCCTGCGTGGGCCGATGTGCCGACCGTGCTGCTGCGCCTGCAGCTCTCGGGCGCGGTCACCGCGGGACCAGAGGAATCGCACTGGTCTGTGCCTCTGCTCATCGCGGCCTGGGCACGTAAGAGCCTGATCGAAGAGGGGCTGGAAGGTGTCACCGCGGCAGTCGAGATGTCCCTGGCAGAAGCATTCACCACACAGCTCGAACTGGCCAGCTCTCCCGATTCGCTGCTGGTGGACAACGCGCTCGTGCTGGCGCGGCGGGTGCGTGCGTGGGAGCTGCTCGACCGCATCTTCCTCGCCTGCGGATATTCGCTGTTCTACCGTTACCACCGCTCCAGCGTGGCTGCGTTCGCCCAGCTGCCAGCCCCTGCGCTGCGTACCGTCCCGGAGTTGAGAGAGGTCACCACCGTGGCCACGATGGTGCAGGAGGCGCTGCTCGACGCCGTCCCACCCACGGGGGTGCCGCCGAGCCTGCTGGTGCGCGAACAGGTCGCCCGTCTGACCGCTCCGGGAGCGCTGCGCCGTGACCTCGGGGCGGAGGACAATCCGGTCGGCCAGCTCGCTGAGCGAGTACTGCTCGGAGAGGCAGGGGCGCCGTCGCGGTTCCACGCAGTGATGAGTGAGATGGCTCGCCTCGGTGCAGCAGGAGCACATCATGCCGCGGCTGAGGCAGGTGCAGGCTGGGTGGCCAGCGGAGTGGCGCGCCGTCCGAGCCGAATCGTTCGTCTGCATGCCGCGATCCACAGTGTCCTCGCCTGTGAGCCGGGGCGTGCCCTGGCATTGCTGAGATCGATCGAGGACGAAGTCAAGGAAGACAGCGTGGTCGGGGACTTCCTATCACCTGCCGTCACAGCCTGGACTGCTCTTGCCTCCTACCTCGCCGGCGATCATGAACGTGCCGACACAGAGATCGTCGAATTCGCTCGCCTCGACATTCCACCGTTCGTGCAGGAACAGACCTTTCGACCGGCCGCACTCATCGTGGAGGCCTATCGCAGCATCGACAAGCTGGATCTGAGTGCAGCGGAGGAGACCGTACGCCGCATGCGCGACTACGCAGAGATGGGTGATCTGTGGTTTCACGTGCCGATCATCGAAAGGACGCTCTCACAGCTGGCGGCAAGCTCACGCTCGACCCTCCTGCGGTCGGAGGAATCCATCGATGTGCACGCTCATGGGGTCTGCGCGACAGGCGGTGCGGCAGAGATGCTCATGGCCTCGCGCATCGGAATGCTCATCAGCCTCGGCCAGCTGCATCGGGCCGAAATGCTGCTGGAGAAGCTGTCGGGAATCTCGGGAGTCAGCCAGGTGCTGTTTGCGCGCAGCGAGTTGGTGGCCGGACGCAACGAAGCGTCAGTCCGCATTGCCGAGGCACAGTACTACGAAAATCACGTTGACACCCGCGACCGAGCTGAACTCACGGGAATCAAGGCCGCGGCGCTGCTGCGCCTCGGCGATCTGGAGGCGGCGCGGCTGGCGTTTGTGGAGCTTTTGGAACTCTCCGTGCTTGTCGGTACCGTGCTGCCGATCGTGCGGTTGCCCATGGCTGAGCGGCAGGAGCTGATGCGGATGAGCGCCGAGGAGCCGATCTGGCAGAAGCTCACGGAGCTTCTCGTCCCCTTGGCCCATTCACCGAGTCGCCGATCGACCGGCAGCGATGCCCACGCCGTGGGCTTGGATAAGTTGGCCAGCCTCGGCGAGGCAGTGGTCGGGCTGGTTGACTTCCCAATGCTCGGACGCCGTGAGATGTCTCTGCTCGAAAAGCTCGATCAGGGGGCCAGCGTCGCTGAGATCGCCCGCGATCTGCTGTTGGTTCAGGGGACGGTGAAGAACAATCTCTCCTCCCTCTATCGGAAGCTCGGAGTCAGCGGACGGGAAGCGGCAGTGACACGCGCTCGGGTGCTGGGCTACCTCGGCTCAGTGGGAGCCTAG
- a CDS encoding LCP family protein, translated as MKKQTIIIGAGLVVFALLFVGAGVGAYTGYLGLSWDSGTATTDDPALAKQLQSSKQQEPSAGPEAVDILFLGTNSPVAAPGSTAATDSTASTGFPTDMIMVVRIPADRSGVQLVSIPSDTWVSVPGHGQGTVESSVEVGGLPLAVRAVSEFLAIDIDHVAVVDLAGLSDLTDLVGGVDVVSSAAFESGSHDFSVGPNTLDGEAALAFVCERTAFANGDLQRIRNQQEFIRAIGAQVLSADYELNPLKMSELVRALSPFLTVDSGLNASTLAQLGSELKGISAEDFDFVTAPAEVPVVPDDTVSDYGFQAEDRHR; from the coding sequence ATGAAGAAGCAGACGATCATCATCGGGGCGGGCCTCGTAGTCTTCGCTCTCCTCTTCGTCGGAGCCGGAGTCGGTGCGTACACCGGGTATCTGGGGCTGTCCTGGGATTCTGGGACCGCGACGACGGACGATCCTGCTCTGGCGAAGCAGCTGCAGTCATCGAAGCAGCAGGAACCGAGCGCCGGGCCGGAGGCAGTCGACATTCTGTTCCTCGGCACCAACTCACCGGTTGCTGCCCCGGGCTCCACCGCCGCCACCGACTCCACGGCTTCCACTGGTTTTCCGACGGACATGATTATGGTCGTCCGGATTCCCGCCGACCGCAGCGGGGTCCAGCTTGTATCCATCCCGAGCGACACCTGGGTGAGTGTGCCGGGCCATGGGCAGGGCACGGTCGAGTCCTCCGTCGAGGTCGGAGGTCTGCCGTTAGCTGTACGGGCGGTCTCCGAGTTCCTCGCCATCGACATCGACCACGTCGCTGTCGTCGACCTCGCCGGGCTCAGTGACCTGACCGATCTCGTCGGCGGTGTCGATGTCGTGTCGTCGGCGGCATTCGAATCCGGAAGTCACGACTTCAGCGTCGGGCCCAACACGCTTGATGGGGAGGCGGCACTCGCATTCGTCTGCGAGCGCACAGCGTTCGCGAACGGTGACCTGCAGCGCATCCGCAATCAGCAGGAATTCATCCGAGCAATCGGTGCTCAGGTGCTGTCTGCAGACTATGAGCTCAACCCGCTGAAGATGTCTGAACTGGTCCGGGCGCTCAGCCCTTTCCTCACCGTGGACTCCGGCCTCAACGCCAGCACTCTGGCCCAGCTGGGTTCCGAGCTCAAGGGAATCAGCGCGGAGGATTTCGATTTCGTCACCGCTCCGGCAGAAGTTCCCGTCGTCCCTGATGACACCGTCTCCGACTACGGCTTCCAGGCGGAAGACAGACACCGATGA
- a CDS encoding aminotransferase class I/II-fold pyridoxal phosphate-dependent enzyme, with protein MTAMRIPLCIPSVGAKEEGAVVAALRSGWVAPAGPQLDEFETRLAAVTGRSHAVAVSSGTAALHLALLVQGIGRGDRVAVSTLTFAATVNALHYLGAEPVFIDCDDSGLMDVAVLEAACADALATRRPIRAVMPVDLYGRPADYLRIGQIAAAYDAVVVSDAAESLGASLNGEPAGSFGEVAALSFNGNKIITTSSGGAVLCSDPETAARVRYLSTQARQPVVHYEHTEVGYNYRLSNLLAALGLAQLDRLEEIVAIKRSHNRVYDESLRSVGGMRVLDAADGNCWMSVLIVGPESGTDAWSLSESLLLRGVETRPVFKPMHLQPVHAGCDQRYITGRAEELFQTGLALPSSTDLPSEDRSQVVAEIAAYIDEAVRV; from the coding sequence ATGACGGCGATGCGTATTCCCCTGTGCATTCCATCTGTGGGGGCGAAGGAAGAAGGTGCGGTCGTTGCCGCACTGCGATCCGGGTGGGTGGCTCCGGCCGGTCCGCAGCTCGATGAGTTCGAAACACGATTGGCCGCCGTCACCGGTCGGTCTCATGCCGTGGCGGTGAGTTCTGGAACCGCCGCGCTGCATCTGGCCCTGCTGGTGCAGGGGATCGGGCGCGGAGACCGTGTTGCGGTGTCGACGCTCACCTTCGCCGCGACCGTCAATGCCCTCCACTACCTCGGCGCCGAGCCTGTGTTCATCGACTGCGATGATTCAGGTCTCATGGACGTCGCGGTGCTCGAGGCCGCTTGTGCGGATGCCCTGGCCACACGACGTCCGATCCGTGCGGTGATGCCCGTCGACCTCTACGGACGACCCGCTGACTACCTGCGCATCGGGCAGATCGCTGCGGCCTATGATGCCGTCGTCGTCTCCGATGCCGCCGAGTCATTGGGCGCCAGCCTGAACGGGGAGCCGGCCGGATCGTTCGGCGAGGTTGCCGCACTGTCCTTCAACGGCAATAAGATCATCACCACCTCCTCGGGTGGTGCGGTCCTCTGCTCCGACCCTGAGACCGCCGCCCGGGTTCGCTATCTCTCGACCCAGGCGCGGCAGCCCGTGGTGCACTATGAGCACACCGAGGTGGGATACAACTACCGTTTGTCCAACCTTCTCGCAGCTCTGGGTCTGGCTCAGCTGGATCGGCTCGAGGAGATCGTGGCGATCAAACGTTCCCATAATCGTGTCTACGACGAGTCGCTGAGATCAGTCGGCGGAATGCGAGTCCTCGACGCCGCTGACGGCAACTGCTGGATGAGTGTGCTCATCGTCGGACCCGAATCAGGCACCGATGCCTGGTCGCTGAGTGAATCACTGCTGCTGCGCGGAGTCGAAACTCGCCCGGTGTTCAAGCCGATGCACTTGCAGCCCGTGCACGCTGGCTGCGATCAGCGGTACATCACCGGCCGTGCGGAGGAGCTGTTCCAAACCGGGTTGGCACTTCCGTCGAGCACAGATCTGCCGTCGGAGGACCGGAGCCAAGTGGTTGCGGAGATCGCAGCCTACATCGATGAGGCGGTCAGAGTATGA
- a CDS encoding nucleoside-diphosphate sugar epimerase/dehydratase, with translation MNELPAPLPSAADSPRRRPYSSALGLACLDGSALIISWFLVVSLFGRVWGGEFLLLLPTLVIGQIGLGYLLSLYRNRYQLGSDRELRNQGVVAAILFTGTAVVGAVPEYREDIPWLLLALLFAQALMVFVRQVVRVLQELRMVPVAGEPVIIVGAGDLGASLVSQMMADPLSPYRPVAIIDDDPTKARQLIHGVPVRGTTSSVAEVVAASHAAGVIVGIADAPAQVFASLVQRLEPETTWVRAVPSPLDMLSSDIGLSDIRDLDVTDLIGRPAIEPESDQISRLVEGRTVLVTGAGGSIGSELCRIISRHDPRRLIMLDRDESELHSLCMSLEGRALMDSPDLVLADIRDPQALDHAFAEHKPDIVIHAAALKHLPMLESYPAEGWKTNVHGSLNVLRAAQKHGVGRFVNISTDKAANPSSELGRSKFVAERFTAHYAAVTGLPYVSVRFGNVLGSRGSVLISFADQIRRGGPLTVTHPDVTRFFMTIPEACLLVLRAAALGGSGQTQVLDMGKPVRIVDLAKRVMALTGRSCPIVYTGLRAGEKLHEELFSPDELDRTSANGVSWTVEVSPLDPTAVPVPGATLENIRDCYVETVDGVDATAPVAALTSAPTVSNFVEMPAEMPAVEVAGVGQTTGRLDLAGTSWS, from the coding sequence ATGAATGAACTCCCAGCCCCTTTGCCGTCCGCCGCTGACAGTCCTCGTCGTCGGCCCTACTCCAGTGCTCTCGGTCTGGCCTGTCTCGACGGGTCGGCCCTCATCATCTCGTGGTTCCTCGTCGTCTCCCTGTTCGGGCGGGTCTGGGGCGGCGAGTTTCTTCTCCTGCTGCCGACACTCGTCATCGGTCAGATCGGCCTGGGCTACCTGCTCTCGCTGTATCGCAACCGGTATCAGCTCGGCTCCGACCGTGAACTGCGCAATCAGGGCGTGGTCGCGGCCATCCTCTTCACCGGCACCGCCGTCGTGGGCGCGGTGCCGGAATACCGGGAGGACATCCCCTGGCTGCTTCTGGCTCTGCTCTTCGCCCAAGCCCTCATGGTCTTCGTCAGACAGGTCGTTCGAGTCCTCCAGGAGCTGAGGATGGTGCCGGTGGCCGGTGAACCCGTCATCATCGTCGGCGCCGGTGACCTCGGGGCTTCGCTGGTCTCCCAGATGATGGCGGATCCGCTCAGCCCCTACCGTCCCGTGGCCATCATCGACGATGACCCGACCAAGGCTCGACAGCTCATCCACGGTGTGCCCGTCCGTGGCACTACTTCTTCCGTCGCCGAGGTGGTTGCCGCTTCGCATGCCGCCGGAGTCATCGTCGGCATTGCCGATGCACCGGCGCAGGTGTTCGCCTCCCTTGTTCAGCGACTGGAGCCGGAGACGACCTGGGTGCGGGCAGTGCCTTCGCCTCTGGATATGCTCTCATCGGACATCGGGCTCTCCGATATCCGCGATCTCGATGTCACCGATCTCATCGGCAGACCCGCGATCGAACCTGAGAGCGATCAGATCTCCCGTCTCGTCGAAGGACGTACTGTGCTCGTCACCGGAGCCGGCGGCTCCATCGGATCCGAACTGTGCAGGATCATCTCGCGGCACGATCCGAGACGACTGATCATGCTCGACCGTGATGAGTCAGAGCTGCACTCACTGTGCATGAGCCTTGAGGGGAGAGCGCTGATGGATTCCCCTGATCTCGTCCTCGCCGATATTCGTGACCCGCAGGCACTCGACCACGCCTTCGCCGAACACAAACCTGACATCGTCATCCATGCGGCCGCGCTCAAGCATCTGCCGATGCTCGAAAGCTATCCCGCTGAAGGGTGGAAGACCAACGTGCACGGTTCGTTGAACGTCCTGCGCGCGGCCCAGAAACACGGTGTCGGCCGATTCGTCAACATCTCCACGGACAAGGCGGCGAACCCCAGCAGCGAACTGGGACGGTCGAAATTCGTCGCCGAACGCTTCACCGCCCACTATGCCGCCGTCACGGGTCTTCCCTATGTGTCGGTGCGCTTCGGAAACGTCCTCGGTTCACGTGGGTCGGTGCTCATCTCGTTTGCCGATCAGATCCGGCGGGGCGGACCGCTGACCGTGACACACCCTGACGTCACACGCTTCTTCATGACCATTCCCGAGGCGTGCCTGCTGGTGCTGCGAGCTGCGGCCCTGGGCGGCAGCGGCCAGACGCAGGTCCTCGACATGGGCAAACCCGTCCGCATCGTCGACTTGGCGAAGCGGGTGATGGCCCTGACCGGACGGTCGTGTCCCATTGTCTACACCGGCTTGCGTGCGGGGGAGAAGCTGCACGAGGAGCTGTTCTCGCCCGATGAGCTTGACCGAACCTCGGCCAACGGGGTGTCTTGGACGGTCGAGGTCTCACCCTTGGACCCGACGGCGGTTCCCGTCCCGGGCGCTACCCTCGAGAACATCCGCGACTGCTATGTGGAGACCGTTGACGGTGTGGATGCGACAGCACCAGTCGCTGCGCTCACCTCGGCGCCCACCGTCTCGAACTTCGTTGAGATGCCTGCTGAGATGCCCGCTGTCGAAGTGGCCGGAGTCGGCCAGACTACGGGCAGGCTCGATTTGGCTGGGACGAGCTGGTCATGA
- a CDS encoding glycosyltransferase, with protein sequence MRIGLLASTGGMLDSFFIEIAQSWRSCGHTVSFAAGSAMVSDQATLIPGLSRRPDPGTFRALAGLRQWSGSENLDVIVTNSATASALVRLAGTKVPVVYFCHGLHWNELRSISDRVWPVLERMLLSRTAGVISLNSDDQAWFAERIESRRRLHLSAGVGLDLARYPVRDLPDGPLRLCWIGEFSTRKRPHLAMEAAAELQRRGIDFHFEMLGEGVFRAQIRDEISARGLSGIVSADGPGDAAAVLADSHALVHTAQWEGLPRVMLESLAAGRGSYAFDVKGVRDIPLAQLSVDGDAEELATRIAADWESGRLRRPLTFDRGLLDYSHAADGIRQFLPTFVHTVSSTSARRREPHVE encoded by the coding sequence GTGAGAATCGGCTTATTGGCCAGCACCGGTGGGATGTTGGATTCCTTCTTCATCGAGATCGCACAATCGTGGCGATCATGTGGACACACTGTCAGCTTCGCCGCCGGGTCAGCGATGGTCTCGGACCAGGCAACGCTGATCCCCGGGCTCTCCCGTCGTCCCGACCCGGGCACGTTTCGAGCCCTGGCCGGCCTGCGGCAGTGGTCGGGGAGTGAGAACCTCGACGTCATCGTCACGAACTCGGCAACCGCCTCGGCGCTGGTGAGACTGGCCGGAACGAAAGTGCCCGTCGTCTACTTCTGTCACGGACTGCACTGGAACGAGCTCCGCTCGATCTCGGACCGGGTCTGGCCGGTCCTCGAGCGCATGCTCCTTTCGCGCACTGCCGGAGTCATCTCACTCAATTCGGACGACCAGGCATGGTTCGCCGAGCGTATTGAGAGCCGTCGCCGGCTGCATCTGTCGGCCGGAGTCGGACTCGATCTGGCTCGCTACCCCGTCAGAGACTTACCCGACGGTCCGCTCCGACTGTGTTGGATCGGGGAGTTCTCCACTCGCAAACGTCCGCATCTGGCGATGGAGGCAGCGGCCGAACTGCAGCGACGAGGAATCGACTTCCATTTCGAGATGCTCGGTGAGGGAGTCTTTCGTGCGCAGATCCGTGATGAGATCTCTGCTCGTGGACTGTCGGGGATCGTCTCCGCAGATGGTCCGGGTGATGCGGCCGCGGTGCTCGCGGACAGTCATGCTCTGGTGCATACCGCGCAGTGGGAGGGCCTGCCCCGTGTCATGTTGGAGAGCCTGGCAGCCGGCCGCGGCAGCTATGCCTTCGACGTCAAGGGCGTGCGTGACATTCCTCTGGCTCAGCTGAGTGTCGACGGCGACGCAGAAGAGCTGGCCACCCGGATCGCCGCAGACTGGGAATCGGGACGATTGCGCCGACCCCTGACCTTCGACCGAGGCCTCCTCGATTACTCACATGCCGCCGATGGCATCCGGCAGTTCCTGCCCACTTTCGTCCACACCGTGTCGTCGACGTCTGCCCGGCGGAGAGAACCTCATGTCGAATGA